Sequence from the Acidimicrobiales bacterium genome:
GGTGGTCATGGGTGGGTGGTCCTCCTGGTGGTGAGAGCAGGAGATTCCGACGCCACGGTTGGCACCGACCCAGGGGTTTCGCTCGTTAGCAGGCCGTTCAGGCTGACCCGATTATGAGTCGCCTGCTCTGACCACTGAGCTACTGGCCCTGACGGGGGGAGCTCCGGGGGTGGGGCTCGAACCCACGACCTACTGATTAACAGTCAGTTGCTCTGCCGACTGAGCTACCCCGGAATGCAGCGGTGAGGATAGCAGTGCCGGCGGTCGTGACCTGCCGCTCGGGCTGGCAGAATCGTGCCCGTGAGCGACGAGGAGCTGGGCGACGAGGTCGAACGGCTCCGCGCCCTCGTCGCGGCGATCCCCGATCCCATCTACCGGATCACCGCCGACGGCACCTTCATCAGCGTCGAACGGCCCGACGACCATCCCAGCGCCATGACCCAGGATTCGATCCCGGGCCGTTCGGTGCGCACCGCGATGCCCGCAGCCCAAGCCGAGGTGGTGATGGCCGGCATCCAGGAGGCGCTCGCCACGGGGAGGCTCTGCACCGTCGAGTACGACCTGGTCCTCGACGGCGAGCAGCGCTGGTGGGAGGCCAGGATCGTCCCCACCGGTGGCGAGGTGCTGGGCATCGTCCGCGAGGTCACCGAGCGCCGCCGTGGTGAGGCCGAGACCCTTCGAGCGGCCCGCAGCGACGCGCTGACCGGGCTCGCCAACCGGGCGGCGTTCACCGCAGAGCTCGAGCACGCGATCGCCCGCTCACGCCGTTCGGGACGTGCCCTGGCGGTCTTCTACTGCGACCTCGACCGGTTCAAGGAGGTCAACGACCGGCACGGACACGCGACCGGCGACGTCGTCCTCGCGGAGGTGGCCGACCGGGTACGTAGGGCGCTCCGCGACATCGATCTGGCGGCCCGTCTCGGTGGTGACGAGCTCGCGGTGCTGGTCGAGGAGTTCGACTCGGCCCACGCGCTCGAGGCCGTCGGGCTGCGCGTGGTCGACTCGGTGTCCCAGCCCTATGTGGTCGACGGCGCCGAGCACCTCATCGGGATGAGCATCGGCATCGCCGTCCTCCCCGACGATGCCGACACCGCCGGTGCACTCCTCGAGATCGCCGATGCCGCCATGTACCGAGCCAAGGCGCGAGGAGGGTCGCAGCTGGCGTTCGGCCGTCGCCTCGACTGATCGCTGGGGTCGAGCGCTACTCGTCCAGCCAGACCGGGGCTCGGTCGAGCAAGAAGCGGCTCACCTCGAGGCAGCGGTCCAACACGTCGCACAGCTGCTCCTGTCCGAGAAAGATCCGGGTCAGCGAGACCTCGATCCGTCCCACGATGGAGAGGCTCCGCTCGGTGGCCTCGGTGGCCGATGCCGTGGAGTCGATCGCCGAGACGTCGAGAGGGAGATCGGGACCGCCGATGCCGGCCAGCTCGGTGGCCAGCACCAACAGGTCGGGGCCTTTGGGCAGCGGCGGCATGGCCCAGGTGAACAGCAGCGGGAAGTTCCACACATCGGGTGGCTCGTCGGTCTCGGGCAGGTCGAGGATGGCGTCCTCGAAGCCGAGCATGACCCGGGGGTCGACCTCGAGCGCCAGGTGCAGGTCAAGCGGTCCGCCGCAGGCCTCCTCGGGGTGGAGATCGACCTCCCAGGCCTGGCGCAGGGAATAGGTCTCGACGAAGTGTCGCTCGTCGTGGACGTGGAACCCGTGGTCCACGGCGTGGTCCTTGAGGTCGGCGACGAAGACGGGAACATCGATGGCTGCCACGCCGTCAAGACTGCCAGCATTGGTGGTCTCTCGGCTAGGTTGCGCCCGATGCGGCCCCCCGCGGATGCATCGATCCCCGAGCTGCTGGACGAGGTTGCCGGCCTCGTCCAGATATCGCTCGCAAGGCTGGACGCATGGGGGTTGGCGGGGACCGCGCCCGGCCAGCACCACAGCGATGTCGAGGCGGACCAGGTGGCGGTGCGGAGGTTGGTCGACGCCGGTGTCGGGGTGCTCAGCGAGGAGAGCGGTCTGCACCATCCGGGGCGGGACGTCGTCGTGGTCCTCGATCCCCTCGATGGTTCGACCAACGCCGCCCATGGGGTCCCGTGGTACGCGACCAGTCTCTGCGCGGTCGACGCCGACGGGCCGTTGGCGGCGGTGGTGGTCGACCTGGCGCACGACCGGTGGTACCGGGCCCAGCGCGGCGGGGGAGCGACGCTCGACGGCGGCTCCATCGCCCCCGGCGTCGCCACCTCCCTCGACGATGCCTTCGTCGGACTGTCGGGCCTGCCGCCTCGGCACCTGGGATGGCGCCAGTTCCGGGCTCTGGGTGCGGCGGCGCTCGACCTGTGTGCGGTCGCCGACGGCACGCTCGACGCCTTCGTGGACTGCAGCGTCGATGCGCACGGATCCTGGGACTACCTCGGGGCACTGCTGGTGTGCGAGGAGGCCGGGGTCGCGGTGCGCGATGCGCATGGACGGTCACTCGTGGTGCTCGCCCACGACGCCCGCCGAACCCCGGTCGCCGCCTGCACGACCGAGCTGCTCGACGAGGTGGTCGCGGCCCGCGGCGGGTTCTGAGGCGCGGATCCCGATGGGATGGGTCGGGCCCGGCCGTAGGCTCATGAGGTGATCGCTGCGGTGCATCGGCTCCTGCTCGGGGTGTTCGGATGGCTTCCACGTCGTGTTCGCCGCCGGATCGTGGGCACCCTGACGCCCTCCTACACGGTCGGGGCCATCTGTGTCATCGAACGGGCCGACGGCCGCATCGCGCTCATCCAGCACCGGTACCGGAACCGGTGGGGCCTTCCGGGTGGCCTGCTGGCCCGTCGGGAGGATGCTCGTGACGCCGCCCGACGAGAGGTGCGCGAGGAGATCGGCATCGACGTCGACCTGGAGGGCGAGGCCCAGGTCGTGGTCGAACCTGTTGTGCGCCGGGTCGATGTGGTGTTCAGGGCCCGCCCGGTCGACGACGAGCCGCTGGTGTCGCCCACGAGTCCCGAGATCGTCGCTGTCGAGTGGTTCGAGCCCGATGCGCTCCCCGATCTGCAGGACGAGACGGCGGTCGCCCTGGCCACCATCGAGAGGGCGTTGCGGCACCATGACTAGGCTGACCCGTCTCCGGGGCGCTTAGCTCAGCTGGCGAGAGCACCTCCCTTACAAGGAGGGGGTCGGGGGTTCGAGTCCCTCAGCGCCCACGAGATCGGTGGATGAGCCCGGGCGGAAGCGGCTCAAGGCGACGCCGCCGGTGCCGATAGAGAACCAGATGGCCGGCCGCGGGTCGGCCGCCAGCGCGTACCGCGCACACGGGAGATCGAGGAGGTGGTCGTGGGGCGTGAACGTTCGGGTCAGCTCCTCGTCACCCTCGGGCTGATCGTCGCCGTCACCGCGGCCCTCGTCGCGGGCGCGACCGCGATGGTCCGCTCGACGCCGGTCGTCGAACGAGCCGCTCCCGAGTTGCTCGAGGTTCCCGCCATCCGATCGGCGGTGACAGCCGAGTTCGAGCGCTCGATCCAGGCCGCCTACGCCCCCGAGACCGTGCCCGCCGACGACCTGGCGGTAGCCAGCGAGCGCATGGCCCAGAACGGCTACGTGGTGGACGACTTCGAGATGGCGCTCGCAGAGGCTCACCGTGGTTGGCTCACCGGTGACGACCTGGCGGTGCAGCTCGACCCCCGGATCATCACCCAGGCGGCCGAGCGAGGGTTGCGCGACGCCGACGTCGCGCTGGCCGACCGGTTCCCGACATCGGCACTCGTCGATCCGGCACCAGTGCCATCTCCCTGGGACGTCACCGCCGGATCCACGGCGGCACTGCTCAGGGTGGCCGTGCTGGCAGTACTGGCCGGCTTCGCGTTGTTCGTGGCCGGTGCTGTGCTCGATCCCCGCACGGGTAGCTCGCTCAAGGCGTTGGCACGCGCGGTGGTGGCTTCGGGTCTGCTGCTTGTGGTCGGCGCGGTGGTGTTGCCGCTCGAGGTGCTGCGGTCGATCGACGCCCGGGTCGCGGTGCTCGGTGCGGTGCTCGGCACCCAGCTGGTGCCCCTGCTCGTCATCGCCGCGTTGCTCATCTTCCTCGGACTGTCGCTGCACGCCACCGCCGACCAAGTGGTCAGGAACGTCCGTCGCACCATCAGGCGCAGCCGCCGCGCAGTCAAGCAGGCGACCCCGGTCCCATCGGGTGCCCGGCCGGTGAGACACGGGTCGGCTCGACGGCGCGAAGCAGCCATCGACGCCTTCTTCGACCAGACGGGCAACACCATCCACGCTCGTGACCCCGAGGATGCCGAGGACCGGGCCGAGGCCGTTCCGGTAGAGGGCGAGGGTGCTGATGCCGAGGAGCACGCCGAGGACCTCACCCCCGAGGAGCGGAGGGCCAGACAGATCGCTGCCGAGCGGCGCGAAGCACTGGAGCGCATCGACGGGGCCAGAGGACCCAACCGGACCCACCTGCCGCGGTGATGGGGGTCGGCACCCCTCCGGTGTGGCGCGGACGGCCCTTGGCAGCCATGCTGTCGACATGACATCGGTGCGCCAGACCAGTTCCCCCGACGCCACCCTGTGAGCGTCCTCGAGCAGCTCCTCGAGGTCCAGGAGCTCGACACCAGGATCGACCAGCTCCGGCACCGACGAGACCACCTGCCAGAGCGCGACGAGCTGTCGGAGATCGCCGCGGCCGAGCGCGACCTCGACACCCGTCGACGCGAGGTGGACGATCAGGCCGCGGCGCTGGCCCGGAGCCAGAAGCGGATCGAGGACGAACTGGCCTCGGTCGAGGCCAAGCGGGCCGAGGCCGACAAGCGCCTCTACAGCGGGACCGTCACCGCACCCCGCGAGCTGCAGGCGCTTCAGGACGAGGTGTCGTCGTTGGGGAGGCGCACCTCCGAGCTCGAGGACGAGCTGCTCGAGGTGCTCACCGAGACCGAACCGGTGGACGAAGCTCGCGCCGCGCTCGACGCGGAAGCCTCGACGCTCGCCGGACGGCGCAGCTCGGTCGAAGCACAGCTGGAGGACGCCGAGCGAGAGGTGAGCGCCGAGCTGTCCGAGGTCACCGCGGCACGGGAGGCGGCGTCGGCCGAGGTACCCGCCGAGACGTTGCAGGATTACGAGGCCCGCCGCAAGCACCTCGGCGGCATCGCCATCGCCCGCTTGCACGGCACCTCGTGCGGGGGGTGCCACCTGACCCTCTCCGCGGTCGAGATCGATCGGATCCGAAAGCTCCCGCCCGACGAGCCCGCCACCTGTGAGGAGTGCGGGCGGATGCTGGTCCACTAGACAGCCGGCCAACGTGTTCTTCTGGTTCATCGGGCTCGGCTTCGTCGGGGTCGTCCTCGCCTTCCGCAGTCCGGCGCTCGACTACCGGATGGTGGTGCTCGGGACGTTGCTCCCCCTGGTCGACGTGTCGACCGCCGTCGCCGGGCTCCCCCCGGTGCTGCACACGCTCGTCGCGCCGGCCTCCGTGCTCGTGATGGTCATGCTGGCGACCCGGAACCGACGCCTCGTGCGCCGGCGGTGGTTGGGCATCCCCATCGGGCTGCTCATGCACCTGGTCCTCGACGGCACCTGGAGCTCCACCGAGTTGTTCTGGTGGCCGGTCTTCGGGTTTGCCTTCCCCGATGTCGGGGTGCCGACCCTCGGTCGTGGGATCGTCGGCGTCGTCATGGAACTGATCGGTCTGGCGGTGATCGTCTGGTCGTGGAAGCGCTTCGGTCTCGACGATCCGGGTCGTCGGGACGAGCTCGTCCACCACGGTCGACTCGACCGGGACCTGGTGGTCTGATGCTGATCGTGGTGCGCCACGGCCGGACGGTCGTCAACGCCGAAGGCCGGCTGCAGGGACGGATCGATGCCGACCTCGACGAGACCGGTCTGGCCCAGGCCCGCGCCGTCGCCGAGTGGATCGGTCCGGTGGACCGGGTCGTGACCAGCCCCTTGATCCGGGCCCGGCGCACGGCCGAAGCCTTCGGTGTCGAGCCCGAGGTCGACCACCGGTGGCTCGAGATCGACTACGGCGAGCTCGACGGCACACCGGTCGCCGAGGTGCCATCGACCGTGTGGTCATCGTGGCGGGCCGACCCGGAGTGGCACCCGCCCGGCGGCGAGTCGCTGGCGGCGCTGCACCGCCGGGTTGCCGAGGCGTGCGAATCGCTGGTCGACGCCGCAGCGTCCTCCGCCGTCGTGGTGGTGACCCACGTGTCGCCGATCAAGGCCGTCGTATCGTGGGCTCTCGGTGGCGCGCCGGGAGCGGCGTGGCGGACCCGGGTCGGGCAGCCGTCGATCACCAGGGTGGCCACCGGTCCCGGTGGTCCCGTGCTGCACGGGTTCAACGAGGCACCTCGCTAGCGTGGCGGTCATGGTGCTCGCAGTCGACACCACCGAGGTCGACCCTGCTGAGGCGATCGAGTCCTATGTCGAGGGCAGCACCGACACCGGCTCCGAGGCCGGGTTCCCGTGGGTCGCCGCTGCGGGCTTGCTGCTGCTGGTGATGGTGGCGGCGGTCGTCGTTGTGGTGCTCCTCCGCCGGAGGGCTTGACCGGCGTCGTTGCTGGGGCTGGCAGGTGCCGCGCGGTCAAGACCGCGGTCCAGGTGAACCCACTCTGGCGGCACGGAGCGCCCCAGGAAGGCACATCTTGCCGGCAGTCCTCAGCATTGGATCGCCACCATGGGCGTCCGAGGGGTGTGTTCATCCTGGTGGGGCGAAGAACTCGAGGGCGATGCCGTCGGGGTCGCGGAAGCTGAGCCCGGACCCGTAGTGGGCGTCGACGATGCCGCCGTGGGTGACGTCGAGCTCGTCCAGGGGTTGTCCTTTGTGGTTGGTGGGTTGGTGCTTGGCGAGCGCATTACGGGCCTCGATGAGTGGCCGAGGGGGTGGACGTGGCGGCGGCTGGCAGCGACGAGTTCGGGGTCGGCGGTCAGGCGCTGTTCAGGTCGGCGGTGATCCAGCCGAGTTCGGAGGCGATGCGGATGCCGATTCCGTCGACCTGCAGCGGTTCGATCACCTCTCGTAGGGCGTCGCAGAACGTGTCGAAGCCGACGGCTTCGATGGCGGGGATCGAGGGTCCGGCTGCGGCCAGTGCTCGCACCGCGGTGTCGACGTCGGGCCACTCGTTGATCACGGTCACGGTACCTGCTTGGCGGGGGTTGAAGCCGGTGGAGGTGAGCATCTCGTCGATGACGCCGGCCCGTCCGGTGTCGCCTTGTTGAAGACTGGCTTCGCCGTGGCTGGGTGGTGAGAGCTCGATCACCTTGACGAAGTACGGCAGGAGCCCGAGACGCTCCGGGTGCCCCCAGAACGTGAGGCCGAGCTTCCCGGCCGGTGTGAGCACGCGGCGCGCTTCGTGCAAGGCGGCTTCGCAGCCCTTCCAGATTCCGTTGAAGCTCGTCGCCACATCGAAGCAGGCATCGGGGAACGGCAGTGCGAACATGTCGCCCACCCGGAAGTCGCCTTCGGGGGTGCGTGCCCGCGCGATGTCCACGAGCGCCGCCGACGCGTCGAGACCACTCACTGTTGCGCCTCGACGACTGGCGGTCTGGGCGGCGAACCCCGAACCGCACGCGATGTCCAGCAGACCGATCCCGGCGCCCACGCCGAGCTGGTCGAACACCACCTCGTTGGCCGGTCGCGCGTACGGCTCGAAGAGGTACGCCCAGTCGACAGACCGGGCTCCCCACGCCTGGCCGGCCTCCTTCCAGCGATGGGTGGCAGCAGTCGGAGGTGACATGTCGGCTCCTTGGACGGACGATCGTCTACCACTGTATAGACGATCGTCCGTCTAGTATGCAAGGGGTTCTTCGCACACAAGGGAGCGCACCGATGTCAGAACAGCATGATCACCAGGCCAGGCGGACCCGGGCGCCGGGCGATCGAGCCCGGGCGCGCATCGTCGAACATGCGGCGGCCCTGGCCACGGTCGAAGGGCTCGACGGTCTGTCCATCGGCCGCCTCGCCGAGGTCACCGGCGTCGCCAAGAGCAGCGTCCACGCCCTGTTCGGCTCGAAGGAGGAGCTGCAGCTGGCGACCATCAATGCAGCCCAGGACAGCTTCGTCGCCGAGGTGGTTGCCCCCGCGCTGGCCACCACCGAGACCGGCGGTGAGCGTCTCGTGGCGCTGTGCGATGGCTACCTCGACTACGTCGAGCGTCGCGTCTTCCCCGGCGGCTGTTTCTTCGTGGCCGTGTCCGCCGAGGTCGGCGCCCGCCCCGGACGCGTGCACGACGAGGTGGCCAGGATGCAAGGCCAATGGCGTGACCTGCTCGACGCCGAAGCGCGATCGGCTCACGAGAAGAGCGAGTTGCCCCAAGACTCGGATCCGGCACAGATCGCGTTCGAGTTGGGTGTCATCCTCGCGGGAACGAACCTCGTCACCGTGCTCCACAACGACAACGCGGCGATCACACGCGCCCGCGCGGCAGTGCAAGCCCGGCTGACGAGCTAGCGACGGGTCGTGCCGTCCACGATGTGTCGTGGCGCACCGAACTCGCCCCGCGCGCCCCAGAGGCGGGTGGCTCCGGGCAGCATCGGGGCCAGTCGCAGGAGTGGGGTGACGGTGAGTCGGCCTGTAGGCGGGATTCTGACGGCCTCGATCCGCTGACCTGGACGTTCGTGAGAAAACCGGCTCTGACCTGGGCTTTCGTCTACTCGCTAGTTCACGCCGTTTCACCGTTGTTCTCGACGCGCTGTGTCACGGCCGTGTCAAGCGGCTAGATCTCGCCTACGGCGCGTAGGAGGGCAGCTTGCCAACGCGTCTCCCAACGACGCATGTCGTTCACGAGGTCGAGAAGTGATGGGTGGGTCGTTGGTTTCGCTACCTTGTGCAGGTGGTCGAGGATCTGTTGAGCGATTCTCTCGCCCTCTCCCCGTGTGGCGAGGAACTCGCTCGGATCGCCCCCGTCGCCCCGGATCCCGTCAGCGATGTCGCCGAACTGGTCGAGCATCCCGGTCACCCGCTTGTAGCCTGTCGCAGCGCCGCCGCGATTGAACGGCACCCGGCGCCCACAGTTGCACGGACACTGCGCCATCGGTGAAACCCTCCCGACTCGATCGCCTCTCCATCGGCAGCCGACTCGCTCGATGTGAGCCCTCACAGCCCTCTCGGTGCTCGCGACCCAGTGCCCGCCGCGCCTGGACGGTGAACCGTCGCCGTTGACACCGATGTCGACGCTGCGCCCACGGCCTAAGACGCGACAGCGAAGCGTTGTCACTGGGAGGTGTCAGCGAACCCTAATCGCTTAGGTATAGACAGGGACTTCGAGGCCCGCTGGAGAGGTTGACCGTTGATCCCACGAAGAGTCCATCGACGAATGCTGGGGGCGCTCTTCACAGTCCTCGCATTGAGCCTCATAGCTTGCTCGGATGATGATGCCGCTGATCCAGCGGCAGATGCGCCGGAGAGTCCGGCCGCCGACGCGTCGGAGAGTCCGGACCCGGACGAGGTCGACTCGAGTGAATCGGGCCCGGCCGAACGCGACGACAGTGATGTCGAAGCGGACAGGCAGATCGCCGAGCGAGCGGTTCTTCGCCTCGACGACTTCCCACCAGGATGGCAAGAGCAGGTCCAGCAGGACGAGGATGACGAAGCACTACAGGCTGGAATTGCAGAGTGCGCCGGTTACGACTTTGAGGAGCTTTACGGGGGAGGGGAGCGGGCAGCGTCGCCGACGTTTGTGTCGTCTCAGGATGAGGAGATCACCTCGTCAGTCACCGTGTTTCCGACCGAGGAAGCGGCGAGTCGGAGATATGACGCGAAGACCGCCCCAGCGACGATTGATTGCGTCGGGGATGCGATGCGCTCGGTGCTCAGACTAGAAGGCGCTGGGGAGGGCATTGAGGTCCTGAATGTCGAGATCAATCGCCTCTCGACCTCGGCTCTCGGTGACCAAACCTATGGATTCCGCGTCACGTTAGAGCTCAGAGCCCAAGGCATGACCTTGCCGGTGTACCTCGATGTGGTGGGCGTCCGTGTTGGACGTGTGGGTGCCTCGGTCACCGCCATGTCGACGTTCAGTCCCTACTTCACCAGCGACCTCGAGGGCTACGTCGAGACGGTCGTCTCGCGCATCGATCTCGACTGAGCGGGCGACGACGGAAACCAATTGGCGCGGCGAGTAGTTCATCACCGTTGGCGCTTGGCGTTGCGGAAGGCCATCGGCACCGTCGCCAACACCTCGGCTGGCTCCGATCTTCGCCGCAGGGTCGAGGCCGGCGAGATCACCGCCGACGATGCGGCCGACGCGGTTCGCTCGGCAGCACTCGACGAGTTGGCACGCGAACGCATCCAGTGGATCGCTGCCGACCTCGACCGGCCGATCACCTCGCTTTCGGCCCGTGCGCTCCGCGGCGACGCCGACCGCATCGTGGCCGAGCTTCGCCCGCACTTCGACCGCGCCGCAGGGGTCGTCGCCAAGTCGGTCAAGCGATTCGGCAACGATCCGGACCGAAAGGCGATCCTCGCCGCCGGCCCTGAGGCCGCGGCGAACTGGCAGGAACGCCAGGACGCCCTCGCCGAGCTTGACGAGATTCGTCAGGCGCGGAACTCCCTGCCCAGCAACGGGCGTGCCCGATCGGCCTGGTACGTCGTGCCCCGCCGACCTGGCGACCTCGAACGGGCGCAAGAGCTGTACGGCGCTCCCGGCAATTTCTTCGTCAACCTCATAGAGGCTGGCCTTGAACTCCGGCTCAACACCGAGGCCGAAGCCAGGGAGCACGAGCAGGGCATGACCCGCATGAGGGCACAGCATCGCGCCGAGGCCGAGGCCGAGCGTCTCGACGCCAACGAGGCCAGGGCTCGGCCCTACATCGAGCGGTGGGAAGCCCTCATCTCCCACGACGCCGACGACGAGGAGGCCGCATGATGAACGCTTCGTGTCCCACCTGTGGAAGCCCACTGTTCACCGAGGACCCCGAGAGCCTGAACGGCGACGGCCTCGGCGACCGCCTCGCGGAGGCCTTCCACGGGCGCGACAGCGCCCGCGAGCAACTCACCCGAGACCTGGACCGCCACCTCAACGGCGAAGGTGATGGTAGGAACCGGTGACTGCGCTGAGGGCCGGGCCGTTCGTAAGCGTCAGTGATGTTCGGGCGGCTCAGGCCCTCCCGCCTACCGGTATGATCGCTTGCTTGGGCATGGAGTCAGCGCCTCCGCCAGGGGCGTGAGTCGAAACTTTCGCTGGGCTGGGCTGGGCTGATGCGTCCTCGCATGCGCCTTGAACCCAGATCAATGCGGCTCTCAGTGACCGGTCCGTGACATGAGTCAGGGACCCCCAGTAGTGATGGCGATTGCGACATCAGTCATCACCAAGGAGGCCCCTGATGGAGGATCACCGTAGCGATGCAACCGCGCTCGTCGGACTGGACGAGTTCGTGGTCACGAACGGCTGGCTGTTGGGCGGGCAGTGGACACTGTGGATCGAACGCCGGCCCCTCGCCCCGGTCGGCTGCCCTGGCTGCGGCCGGCGAGCGTGGCGCCACGACACCCGCCGCCACGTCGTACGCGACCTGCCGATCTCGGGTGTGCCGGTCCGGCTCGTGTGGCGCAAGCAGCTGTGGCGCTGCCCCGACCCCGACTGCGCCATCGCGGCCTTCGCCGATGAGAGCCACGAGATCGACGAACGCGCGGTGCTCACCGAACGAGCACGCACCCACATCGCCCGCCGAGTCGGTCCCGGCGGCCAGTCCGTCGCCGCACTCGCCGCCGAGTTCGGCGTGTGTTGGTGGGCGGCCATGGATGCCGTGCGCGACCACGCTCGCGCCCGGGCCGGTCACGTGACAGCGCTCGGCGCACCCCGGGCGATCGGCCTCGACGACACGTCGTTCCTCGCAGCGACGCAGACGTCGCCGACGATGTTCGTCACCCACGTCGTGAACCTCGACACCGGCGACACCATCGACGTGCTCGAAGGCCGGTCCAAGAACGCTGTGGCCACCTGGCTCGAGTCCAAGCCCCAGGTGTGGCGCGACGGGATCGAACACGTCGTGATCGACCCGCACCAGCCCTACGCCGCCGCCGTGCGCCGCTGGCTGCCTCGATGCGGCGATCGTCGTGGACCACTTCCACCTGATCCGCCTCGCCAACCAGGCCCTCGACGAGGTCCGCCGCCGGGTCCAACAAGACACCCTCGGCCACCGTGGCCATGCCGGCGACCCGCTCTACCGGATCCGCCGCCGCCTGCTCTGCGCCCACGAACGCCTTGCCGACGGCGGCTTCGACCGGGTGCTGGCCTGGCTCCACCGCGGCGACCCCGACGGGGAGGTCTCCGCCGCCTACCTGGCCAAGGAGTTGCTGCGCCAAATCTATGGCTCCACCGACGCCATGCACGCCCGCCGGCGGCTCGTCGTGTTCTACCAACACGTCGCCGACGCCGGCGTGCCCGAGCTCAACCGCCTCGCGACAACGATCTCGCGATGGGAGGCCGAGCTGTTGCGCTGGCACTTCACCAGCCTGTCGAACGGTCCGGTCGAGGGCAACTTGGTGGTGAAGAACACCAAGCGCTCTGGGTTCGGGTTCCGGAACTTCGACAACTACCGCCACCGCGTTCTGCTGCGCTGCGGTCATCGGTGGCAGCCTGTCAACGCGCCACCGCTACACCCCGCTCCCACCGCAGTCGCGTAGAGCCATCAATGCCTCACAGGGCCTTCTTCCAGACCGACCATCGGCCAGAGCGCCGCCCAACGCGCCACTTCAGCCTCGCCGTTCGACTACGAGCCTCGTGACACCATACTGCAAGCCTGCCGCGAGCCTCAGAGGCCTGAAAGCTGTTCTCTAGTGAGGCGAGGTGCCGATCAGCCTGAGCGAATGCTTCCTTAACATCGCCGTACATGGAGGAAAGCGCGTGCATCGTGGACACGACCGCTGGATCTGGCTTCTGTGTATCGACGACGTAGCCTACGAATCCGAGGGTTACCTGTGTGAGTGCA
This genomic interval carries:
- a CDS encoding diguanylate cyclase, with translation MSDEELGDEVERLRALVAAIPDPIYRITADGTFISVERPDDHPSAMTQDSIPGRSVRTAMPAAQAEVVMAGIQEALATGRLCTVEYDLVLDGEQRWWEARIVPTGGEVLGIVREVTERRRGEAETLRAARSDALTGLANRAAFTAELEHAIARSRRSGRALAVFYCDLDRFKEVNDRHGHATGDVVLAEVADRVRRALRDIDLAARLGGDELAVLVEEFDSAHALEAVGLRVVDSVSQPYVVDGAEHLIGMSIGIAVLPDDADTAGALLEIADAAMYRAKARGGSQLAFGRRLD
- a CDS encoding inositol monophosphatase, producing the protein MRPPADASIPELLDEVAGLVQISLARLDAWGLAGTAPGQHHSDVEADQVAVRRLVDAGVGVLSEESGLHHPGRDVVVVLDPLDGSTNAAHGVPWYATSLCAVDADGPLAAVVVDLAHDRWYRAQRGGGATLDGGSIAPGVATSLDDAFVGLSGLPPRHLGWRQFRALGAAALDLCAVADGTLDAFVDCSVDAHGSWDYLGALLVCEEAGVAVRDAHGRSLVVLAHDARRTPVAACTTELLDEVVAARGGF
- a CDS encoding NUDIX hydrolase, with amino-acid sequence MIAAVHRLLLGVFGWLPRRVRRRIVGTLTPSYTVGAICVIERADGRIALIQHRYRNRWGLPGGLLARREDARDAARREVREEIGIDVDLEGEAQVVVEPVVRRVDVVFRARPVDDEPLVSPTSPEIVAVEWFEPDALPDLQDETAVALATIERALRHHD
- a CDS encoding C4-type zinc ribbon domain-containing protein, yielding MSVLEQLLEVQELDTRIDQLRHRRDHLPERDELSEIAAAERDLDTRRREVDDQAAALARSQKRIEDELASVEAKRAEADKRLYSGTVTAPRELQALQDEVSSLGRRTSELEDELLEVLTETEPVDEARAALDAEASTLAGRRSSVEAQLEDAEREVSAELSEVTAAREAASAEVPAETLQDYEARRKHLGGIAIARLHGTSCGGCHLTLSAVEIDRIRKLPPDEPATCEECGRMLVH
- a CDS encoding histidine phosphatase family protein, coding for MLIVVRHGRTVVNAEGRLQGRIDADLDETGLAQARAVAEWIGPVDRVVTSPLIRARRTAEAFGVEPEVDHRWLEIDYGELDGTPVAEVPSTVWSSWRADPEWHPPGGESLAALHRRVAEACESLVDAAASSAVVVVTHVSPIKAVVSWALGGAPGAAWRTRVGQPSITRVATGPGGPVLHGFNEAPR
- a CDS encoding methyltransferase domain-containing protein, with the protein product MSPPTAATHRWKEAGQAWGARSVDWAYLFEPYARPANEVVFDQLGVGAGIGLLDIACGSGFAAQTASRRGATVSGLDASAALVDIARARTPEGDFRVGDMFALPFPDACFDVATSFNGIWKGCEAALHEARRVLTPAGKLGLTFWGHPERLGLLPYFVKVIELSPPSHGEASLQQGDTGRAGVIDEMLTSTGFNPRQAGTVTVINEWPDVDTAVRALAAAGPSIPAIEAVGFDTFCDALREVIEPLQVDGIGIRIASELGWITADLNSA
- a CDS encoding TetR/AcrR family transcriptional regulator translates to MSEQHDHQARRTRAPGDRARARIVEHAAALATVEGLDGLSIGRLAEVTGVAKSSVHALFGSKEELQLATINAAQDSFVAEVVAPALATTETGGERLVALCDGYLDYVERRVFPGGCFFVAVSAEVGARPGRVHDEVARMQGQWRDLLDAEARSAHEKSELPQDSDPAQIAFELGVILAGTNLVTVLHNDNAAITRARAAVQARLTS
- a CDS encoding transposase, with translation MVVDHFHLIRLANQALDEVRRRVQQDTLGHRGHAGDPLYRIRRRLLCAHERLADGGFDRVLAWLHRGDPDGEVSAAYLAKELLRQIYGSTDAMHARRRLVVFYQHVADAGVPELNRLATTISRWEAELLRWHFTSLSNGPVEGNLVVKNTKRSGFGFRNFDNYRHRVLLRCGHRWQPVNAPPLHPAPTAVA